The following are from one region of the Mesorhizobium sp. B2-8-5 genome:
- a CDS encoding acyltransferase family protein, with protein MTSGLSTYLNGVRALAALIVLFIHISGNLSIGDIKLVTIGLHHDAVTIFFVLSGFVVAYAASERDGDALTFTINRFARIASVALPAIALTIAIDLWFTRIGSLDPATMAQLDNIPRYALSCATMTGFVWMANDYCFSNGPYWSLAYEVWFYVAFGVAFFAPTKTLKILGTFAVLAVMGPKMIILMPCWLLGVLIYRASGHRAPKAIGWFLLLAPLPIYIWLKQFDLNTTLAVNVASPFEIATGYRWQASGGFAYDWIIAALMAANVYGACCVFRGGAPEPVKAVASYFAGISFSIYLYQSPLFILFGTLIPPSSQGWHRAITLGVLTLYTCAALARITEARKDNLRAAIRRIVAFPSLVSKQRA; from the coding sequence TTGACCTCAGGGCTTTCAACTTATCTGAACGGCGTTCGCGCTCTTGCCGCGCTTATCGTCCTTTTCATCCATATTAGCGGCAACTTAAGCATAGGCGACATCAAGCTGGTTACTATCGGCTTGCACCATGATGCCGTTACGATTTTCTTCGTGCTTTCCGGCTTCGTCGTGGCCTATGCTGCGAGCGAGCGAGATGGCGATGCGCTCACCTTTACGATCAACCGTTTCGCGCGCATCGCGTCGGTGGCGCTGCCAGCAATCGCCCTTACGATCGCCATCGACCTGTGGTTCACCCGGATCGGCAGCCTCGATCCTGCGACCATGGCGCAGCTCGACAACATCCCGCGCTATGCCTTGTCGTGCGCCACGATGACCGGCTTCGTCTGGATGGCGAACGATTACTGCTTTTCCAACGGGCCATATTGGTCGCTGGCCTACGAAGTATGGTTCTACGTCGCCTTTGGCGTTGCCTTCTTCGCGCCAACGAAGACCCTGAAAATACTCGGCACTTTTGCGGTGCTGGCGGTCATGGGACCGAAGATGATCATCCTCATGCCGTGCTGGCTGCTCGGAGTCCTGATCTATCGGGCGTCCGGACATCGCGCGCCAAAGGCAATCGGATGGTTTTTGCTTCTGGCACCGCTGCCAATCTACATCTGGCTGAAGCAGTTCGACCTCAACACCACACTCGCCGTCAATGTTGCCTCGCCGTTCGAGATCGCGACCGGCTACAGGTGGCAGGCCTCTGGCGGTTTCGCCTATGACTGGATCATCGCTGCCTTGATGGCAGCCAACGTCTATGGCGCCTGTTGCGTGTTCCGAGGCGGCGCACCCGAGCCGGTCAAAGCGGTAGCGTCCTACTTTGCCGGCATCAGCTTCAGCATCTACCTCTATCAGTCGCCGCTGTTCATCCTGTTCGGCACGCTTATTCCGCCATCAAGCCAAGGATGGCATCGCGCTATCACTCTCGGCGTACTGACACTTTATACCTGTGCGGCACTGGCCCGGATAACCGAGGCGAGGAAAGACAACTTGCGGGCCGCCATCCGGCGCATCGTTGCTTTCCCCTCACTCGTAAGCAAACAACGCGCTTAG
- a CDS encoding fibronectin type III domain-containing protein — MQTSVKNPVAPRVRHYGRVKASGPWSFVESKDGDLYKVIALGTGQLDAIEEYWVDDSLVTLDDNGRVQEDPYHYSDKYKVRIRSRLGLPTETSYGELTAVFPEWDVNHRGDGVSSLFTRQLATPSDKVTKLFPNLTNTLYRVVARGSIVYSLGTNTSIWSENAADVIRDYILHADGMRLPQNIIDTPLASAGWLAAYSRCNEAVTLKAGGTEKRYRIWGSYQLDERPADVLSRMTAACDGRLVPTPDGGLTLDIGTWADPVVTLDADAITGFSEVARGRDVLTTANIIRATYTSPFHDYQSTDADQWIDEDDVALRGEFPKDVPFNMAPSHSQARRLMKLEAYRANPSWVGVFQCNLRAMAAFGKRFVRITYPLFGIDEVFEVQDFRFNVADGGILTGVSLQVQSMPSQAYDWNAAAEEGTAPISEETTVDKTIPLPTGFSFGVSRITVGGQQVPYGVLAFDASPSDALIIQGQYKKVSDTDWQVVPISDDATTANTTALSDGVQYEAQVRFITLTGREGAWTPSQFVTPVADPTAPGVVTNVTKTGGTGTVDLGWKSPNSANYVAANIRRNTVNTEGTAVLVRTEYGPPSTNDSYQDGGLAAGTYYYWIKAANASGVESASVATGAVTVT, encoded by the coding sequence GTGCAGACCTCGGTCAAGAATCCGGTCGCGCCGCGCGTGCGGCACTATGGCCGCGTGAAGGCGTCCGGTCCGTGGTCATTCGTCGAAAGCAAGGATGGCGATCTCTACAAGGTCATCGCACTCGGCACCGGACAACTCGATGCGATCGAGGAATACTGGGTCGATGACAGTCTGGTCACCCTGGACGACAACGGGCGGGTCCAGGAAGACCCCTATCACTACAGCGACAAATACAAGGTCCGCATCAGGTCGAGGCTCGGCCTGCCAACCGAAACCTCTTACGGCGAGCTCACCGCCGTGTTCCCGGAATGGGACGTCAACCATCGCGGCGACGGGGTCTCGTCGCTCTTCACCAGGCAATTGGCGACGCCATCGGATAAGGTGACGAAGCTGTTCCCCAATCTGACCAACACGCTTTATCGCGTGGTGGCGCGCGGTTCGATCGTCTACAGCCTTGGCACAAACACGTCGATCTGGTCGGAAAACGCCGCCGATGTCATCCGCGATTACATCTTGCATGCCGATGGCATGAGATTGCCGCAAAACATCATCGACACGCCACTCGCTTCCGCCGGCTGGCTCGCCGCTTACAGCCGCTGCAACGAGGCGGTGACGCTCAAGGCGGGGGGCACGGAAAAGCGCTACCGCATCTGGGGCTCCTATCAGCTCGACGAGCGTCCGGCTGACGTGCTTTCACGCATGACGGCGGCTTGCGACGGCCGGCTCGTGCCGACGCCGGATGGTGGCCTGACCCTCGACATCGGCACATGGGCCGATCCCGTCGTCACACTCGATGCCGACGCGATCACCGGTTTTTCGGAGGTGGCGCGCGGCCGCGATGTCCTGACCACGGCCAATATCATTCGCGCCACCTACACGTCGCCCTTTCACGATTACCAGTCGACCGACGCCGATCAGTGGATCGATGAGGATGACGTCGCCCTGCGCGGCGAATTCCCGAAGGATGTTCCCTTCAACATGGCGCCGTCGCACAGCCAGGCGCGCCGATTGATGAAGCTCGAAGCCTACCGGGCAAATCCGTCGTGGGTTGGTGTGTTCCAATGCAATCTGCGCGCCATGGCCGCCTTCGGCAAGCGCTTCGTGCGCATCACCTATCCATTGTTCGGCATCGACGAGGTGTTCGAGGTGCAGGATTTCCGCTTCAACGTCGCTGACGGCGGGATCCTGACCGGCGTCTCGCTGCAAGTGCAGTCCATGCCGTCGCAGGCCTATGACTGGAATGCCGCCGCCGAAGAGGGCACCGCGCCGATCTCGGAGGAGACGACGGTCGACAAGACAATTCCCCTGCCTACCGGTTTCTCCTTCGGCGTCTCCCGCATCACGGTCGGCGGCCAGCAGGTGCCCTATGGCGTGCTCGCCTTCGACGCGTCGCCTTCCGATGCGCTGATCATCCAGGGCCAGTACAAGAAGGTCTCCGACACTGACTGGCAGGTGGTGCCGATCAGCGACGATGCCACGACGGCCAACACCACCGCCTTGTCCGACGGCGTTCAATATGAGGCGCAGGTCCGCTTCATCACGCTCACAGGCCGCGAGGGTGCCTGGACGCCAAGCCAGTTCGTCACCCCGGTCGCCGATCCGACGGCCCCTGGCGTGGTGACAAACGTCACGAAAACCGGCGGAACCGGCACGGTCGACCTCGGCTGGAAATCGCCGAACAGCGCCAATTACGTCGCCGCCAACATCCGCCGCAACACGGTGAACACCGAAGGGACGGCTGTCCTAGTGCGCACCGAATACGGACCGCCGTCGACGAATGACTCCTACCAGGACGGCGGCCTCGCCGCCGGCACCTACTACTACTGGATCAAGGCCGCCAATGCTTCCGGCGTGGAATCGGCCAGCGTTGCCACCGGCGCCGTGACCGTTACCTGA